A portion of the Cryptomeria japonica chromosome 5, Sugi_1.0, whole genome shotgun sequence genome contains these proteins:
- the LOC131039625 gene encoding uncharacterized protein LOC131039625 — protein MAFGKKSGGAGLRDLVKRNKDFGGKLVWKMYTKANSKWCQIMQAKYLDSSNPIIILSISNPPDGSAMWNFMLSSRDVVTQFITWQIHNGESTNFRFDSWNGFPTLAQVPQLQLVIPIFIQKWGHKLINYVSGVALYSKKVIWKDIDIDIKDSLRRLIGTLLSQRTVILLDKEDKIIWSPSANGNYTVQNGYVALQHMMNQQQSQRDFFFSWNSAVMPKGGCFSWLALKNRILTSNKLAKLQIVQQFKYVMCDQVSEDVDHLFLQCPFAHQCWRFVTNKLELSMAFPNTIWDFFQAWPTLFK, from the coding sequence ATGGCATTTGGAAAAAAATCGGGAGGGGCGGGGCTTCGTGATCTAGTTAAGCGAAACAAAGATTTTGGAGGaaaattagtttggaaaatgtATACAAAAGCAAATTCAAAGTGGTGTCAAATCATGCAAGCTAAATACTTGGACTCAAGTAATCCCATTATAATTCTATCCATTTCAAATCCCCCAGATGGTTCGGCAATGTGGAATTTTATGTTATCTTCCAGAGATGTGGTGACTCAATTTATTACATGGCAAATACACAATGGAGAATCTACTAACTTTCGGTTTGACTCATGGAATGGATTCCCCACCTTAGCTCAGGTTCCTCAATTGCAACTGGTAATACCAATTTTCATTCAAAAATGGGGGCATAAGCTAATAAATTATGTAAGTGGAGTTGCTCTTTACTCTAAGAAAGTCATTTGGAAGGATATCGACATTGACATTAAAGATAGTTTAAGAAGACTTATTGGTACACTTCTATCACAGAGAACAGTTATCCTATTAGACAAGGAAGATAAAATTATATGGTCCCCTTCTGCAAATGGAAACTATACAGTTCAAAATGGATATGTTGCATTGCAACACATGATGAACCAACAACAATCACAGAGAGATTTCTTCTTTAGTTGGAATAGTGCAGTCATGCCTAAAGGAGGATGTTTCTCATGGTTAGCACTTAAAAATAGAATTCTCACAAGCAACAAGCTAGCCAAGCTTCAAATAGTCCAGCAGTTCAAATATGTCATGTGTGACCAGGTATCTGAGGATGTGGACCATCTTTTTCTCCAATGCCCTTTTGCTCACCAATGTTGGAGATTTGTAACAAACAAATTAGAATTGTCAATGGCCTTTCCAAACACAATTTGGGATTTCTTTCAAGCATGGCCTACCCTCTTTAAGTAA